GCACTGTAAATGGCAGtgactttattttataccaGGTGTTTGAAGTTGGCaattcagttattttttttgcaaaagaattCGTTGGGGAAACATAAGGCAATAGAAATATCTAAATAGGCACAGTCAACATATAACCGAGCGGAATATCCGCCAGTGTGGAAGGGCTTCTTAGAGTTTTTGATGATGCTTACTGCGTGATAGCCTGATgacaacacaaaatattatgaacCGGTTGGCTTCAAAATGCAAGTCATTTTGCGTATATTTGATAAGTATTTCCAGcatagattttaatttatgtgtctaataattatgattgatatgttctaaaatatttaatccTAGATTATTTTGAAGtggtaaatttttattttatccattCAAGTGATGTaattttcaattgaaattaaaattcaaaatcttaTTTCCGAACTAATTAGATATAGATGCATCCATGTAGGTTTTATGATatgcaaataaaatgtattattattaatatttatttaatttatacatgtaggtaggtactttacctttttacaaataataaaatcaggCGTTAAACTTTATGTTGAACGTTATTATTATAGGTTTCTCTTAAAATAAGGggtgatttaaataaatttctgACATTGAAATGCTTAAAATGACCGGAGATGAATACGAATATTGGAGAAGCCTATATTCAGCAGTGGACGACGACAGTTCAGCACATAGACAATATACCAAAGCAAAATCGTTTAACTAATTAAGTAATATCATCCTACTCATACTAAAAGTAGAGACTTCAAACAAAGAGTGGCTACTTACGTACAGTGACTTGCATTTAAGCCCGTTATTAGTCTTCCATAATGACGCTCGATGACGAATGGTActcattttgtacataataacATTCAATTATACATGACAAGTATGTATCtagttatgtattatgtatCTAGCTCTATACCCACTAGCTTCCATCAGTACTTTCAGTGGCATCTGATCGGAACTACTCAGTATAtccggataaaaaaaaaaagattatattcTGCCCCGATTAATTTACTATCCAATGCTtacagaattttcaaatcggacctgtAATCCCTGAGATTAGTGTTTTCAAGggtaaactataataatatcgAGGAGTCTCCATTTAGGCATAGAAATGCCTGCAGTTGAAAGCTCCGCTCAGTCCCACTACATTATTAATACACAAGTATGTAAGTCAAAAAAGGGggaaaaaaaactaatcttaaAAATATCGACGGCTGGCAATCCGTATCTCCTTTTGAATTCGTTATAGCAAACATTGCTCATACGCATTGCCATTTCAAACACAAAAGATAAACAGTGCCGGTTGCTACATTTCTTTAGGTAATAGATCTAGAACTAAGTATGAAATATATGATCGTAACTAGCTTCGGCAAGCGGTTaaacccgcgtcccgtgggaactattctACGCTGCTTCACGCTTTTTGTCGATAAAAGGGCTAATAGTGTTTTTCAGAGTGATCGGATAGCACCTAACAAATAAACTCAGCACAAACTCAAATGAAGCAAAGAAGaacttaaggcgacgaattggtaaacaataatttcataaccggcacgcgcatctaaggcgccaaaaggggacggagcgtctgagcggggcgaggattacaataggcgcgctagcttataactaaaagtcgtaagcgacaaaatggttttgtaattttattatttagaaatgataatttgataaaaattccttccacaattttaaagagtacaaaaaaactactaaaaaagttaagaggcttaaatcggtcccgtttgcccataatatgtgaatctctttttaagaagaggtatgtttgatatatttttctctgttataaaagttacctaatcatgttttgaaatctaacaaaataaggtttatataatgaactttcaggtaaccaagttgtattttgatccgttttgtatttactgagaaaaattgagatccttggcgccaaagtttccaattcgtcctcttaacaaaGAGAGACAAACAATAATAATCGTCCATTTCTCCTAACCATAATTTCATTATGGCAGCAAGTTTAAGTAAGATTAGGGAAGGGgtacaaaataattgaaaagcaattttaaattaaaactttttataaatcaaactcAGTTCAGACTTTATGCGCGCAGTGATTTTATCATCTTGTACATtgttattttatctttaatttgCATTTATATATCACGATAATCTTACATTTTGCTGTTTAGTATTACGTCAaagtaatctttaaaaaaactctGTATTATTTGTGaattcttcttcattattatacctaattactAAACTTAAATTAACTATTCAATAATTTActctaattctttttcttctgaGACTGTTTCTTAGCTTTCTTTGTGTCAAAACTAGCAATGATATACTTGACCAGATACAAAGCAGCCAGTATTATCGCTAGCACATCTAGGTACAGTCGTTGGTACAGTGGTACGTTGAAAGCAGGTGAACGGAGGTGGCGAGCGCCACGCGTGCGCACCACGTGCTCCACCCAGTGCACGATCTCATCACCAGGTTTTGTAAGGCTGTCATGGTAGATTGCAGACATTTCTTTGACTTTTTTGGAGTACCTGCAAAAGATTATTCTTGTTAGAAATGGAATAAGTATTATACTATGAGTGAGTATTTGATATCTACAAGAGCCCCGGGGTTTAGGTAGGCAGCCGCTCCAAGTCAAACTGCTGCTCGTTAGATTCAAAGACGagaccaacatagttggcagaAAGCAAGGCAGACGATTATTAAAGCGAGTCATTAGTATCGTTTAGCCAGTTCTACAGCCTCTATAACTCTCTGTAATCCGACATACTAACATTCACGTCCTTCTTATTcacaaaactatattttgccAAAAATATGTTCCATGTCAGAAACTTACCGATCATCATTCAACATAACATCGATGGCAGCACTAAGGCCCTTGGGCAGGTCATAATTCAGGTTGACCCTCAAAGCGTAACCACTAATCACAGCCTTGTTAATGTTTGTGAACTGGTCAAAGAACACAGGAACTCCTATGATTGGCACTCCGAAATGGATGGCTTCCATTGAGGACAGCAAGCCTCCGTGTGTGATGAAGATTTTCACATTTGGATGAGCTGAAAAAGATATTACAAAATCAGTATCATTGGAAGAACCTGTATGATCTAATGGCTATTGTAAAATAATCTTATCTGTTTTTAGTTATACAGTACTATCACTTGGCcgattaaataaataccttctCTTTGAGAACGTGATCAACTTAATGATTATCATTCATCAGCTTTGCTGTAGGTGTATATAtgcgttttatataaaaaattaagaggAACTAAATTTTTACCTAAAATACTGGGTTGCGGAGCCCAGTGCACAATGTGTACGTTCTTCGGTACATCTGGCAAGCTTGTTTCGAATTTCCAAATAACGGTCTGTTTGAGTTGTCCAAACATGTTCAGGAGTTCCTGAACCAATTTTTTGGGTAAAGAATTACTTTTCAAAAACGACCCCATGCTGAAGTATATTACGCCATGTTTGGAATTTTCTATGAGTTCTTGGAAATgctgaaaaataatttgaaccTTAGTTATTGCTAATAGAAGGATAGCGAATAATCTATGAAAGGGCTTACGAAAAAAGGCATGATATAAATTTGAAATAGATGAGTGATTGACTTCTTTCATTTAAACGACTTATAAAATATGAAGCACAGAAAAATTTGATGTCTGACGAAGTAAAACAGGAAAGATAAGAAAAAACTACAACACGGTAAGAATTGTAAACAAAAAAGTGTCGTAATCAGTAGGGTCAGCGGCTTATTGAAGAAGAGCaaccgataacaatgtaattaaGTAAGGCGCGTGATATTGTTATTGAAGTTATTATctgtttatttcaaaacatcaaAACCTCTTTACTATCATCCctgatcataaaaaataaattcaggaAGCTTAATTATCGCATTGATATCTTGTAGTTTATTTCCATATTGTTTAAAGACTGTATGAAGTTTCCTTGGTTGTGACTTAGATTAACTGTTTTTACCTTAGGCGGTGGTTGCACAGGATCTTCAATATGGAAACCACCGACGTACTTAAAGTTTTGAGGAGTAGCTGGCCTGTCTCTGATTGCATGGTGTTCATTGGCGAAAATCAAGGAGGCATTGTACATAACTTCTTCGTAATCTGGCAGTGTTCTACCACGCTGGGCTAATAGTGGGCCAAAGGTTTCTTCGTAAATCTTGCGCTCCTCTGGTTGTGTGATGAATCTGGTAAATTAGAATCAAGTTTAAGTGCCTTTTTCATATTTATGGGTAGTAGAAAACTACATTCAATCTCTAAATTATGCACCTTGGCAATAAGGTGTAAGTAGCAAATCAACACTAATACTATATAACTACTACTAATGATAATCTTTATCCTGCCAATATTCTTTCTAACGTAGGCACCAAACAAAACATCATTAATAGAACTTACGTCTTAAGGAATTGCCATCTAATCCTGGCCCATAACTCTTCTACTCTCTCCAACAAAGACAGTGGAAGTTTGTTAGGAGACAAGTAGTCTGGAGTGAAAGCAGGGTTTGATCCATGGTCTATCAGTCTTAGCACCTGCCAGTGGGCTCCCATAGAGTACAGCCAGATCATTGGGCAATCGTATAGCACTGCTAATCTGAAAATACAAAAGTGGGAACattaatatagattttttataacaataagagTTCTTTATAAAATACCCTAACCAACTGAATGGATATTGCTGGAACGAAGATTATCCTCTTAAAAACACTGGTTATTTTTGCAATTTGAAACTTTCtgttttagtaattttaatcattttttgaaatagagGCATTTTCAATTCTGGACATTACTTATGGTGatcgtaatattattttttgactaATTACCCAGCATATACTTCAGACTCAAGCAAATCACTGAAAACAACGTCAAAGTGTTCGTTGGGGTCTTGTATGAGCTTCTTCAAGTTTTCATTCTGGAAGGTCTGTCGAGCATTCTCTTGTGAGAACACTTGCATCTGGTAAGCTCCATTCTTCTCAATTTGATGTTCTAGGACGTATCCCATTGTAAGAGTTTCATCATCTGCAATTATATGTTGTCAAAGTTAAAGTAGTAGATTCGTGGTTTCTTACGGGACTCGTACACGAGAACTTCTTGTAATCGGATAAAATGTTGCTAATATATGATTAAGTCTCATTCAAGAAGGAAGTATACCTCTCCAGTTAGATCTtaacttaaaatttaaaaaaatatgaaattatgttTCTCTATaaggagatttttttttggaaatgtttaaaatttttataaatatttgcattataataaCTTACTTGCAACAAGTTCAACATTTTTGCTGATGTCAATTTGTCGAAAGTTTTTAGTTGGCGGGTTCTTCAGAGGATACACAGTTACGTATGTCACCTGAaagcagaaaatatttttttagccaaggtctttttcaaaatgtatctaactaatgtatttttttgaaatttaatgacttatatatttataaaaatatttggttaagTACCTAACATGATATTGAGTTTTGa
The window above is part of the Helicoverpa zea isolate HzStark_Cry1AcR chromosome 21, ilHelZeax1.1, whole genome shotgun sequence genome. Proteins encoded here:
- the LOC124640530 gene encoding UDP-glucosyltransferase 2-like, whose protein sequence is MKLLVLFSLFFVLCSVESLKVLVLFHMPVKSLSILGTGVVRHLLNAGHEVTYVTVYPLKNPPTKNFRQIDISKNVELVANDETLTMGYVLEHQIEKNGAYQMQVFSQENARQTFQNENLKKLIQDPNEHFDVVFSDLLESEVYAGLAVLYDCPMIWLYSMGAHWQVLRLIDHGSNPAFTPDYLSPNKLPLSLLERVEELWARIRWQFLKTFITQPEERKIYEETFGPLLAQRGRTLPDYEEVMYNASLIFANEHHAIRDRPATPQNFKYVGGFHIEDPVQPPPKHFQELIENSKHGVIYFSMGSFLKSNSLPKKLVQELLNMFGQLKQTVIWKFETSLPDVPKNVHIVHWAPQPSILAHPNVKIFITHGGLLSSMEAIHFGVPIIGVPVFFDQFTNINKAVISGYALRVNLNYDLPKGLSAAIDVMLNDDRYSKKVKEMSAIYHDSLTKPGDEIVHWVEHVVRTRGARHLRSPAFNVPLYQRLYLDVLAIILAALYLVKYIIASFDTKKAKKQSQKKKN